The following proteins are co-located in the Leucothrix mucor DSM 2157 genome:
- a CDS encoding LexA family protein produces the protein MKTANSTPLSYQLITLQENPSLLAVPLYSSRISAGFASPADDHLETRLDLNQLLVPRPSATFMLKVEGDSMIGAGIYDGDLLIVDRSEAAVNGSIVIAVVHGELTVKRLQKDALGLRLMPENPKYKPIVIGENSDFLIWGCVTHAIHNF, from the coding sequence ATGAAAACTGCCAATTCCACCCCACTCAGTTATCAACTGATCACGCTACAAGAAAATCCAAGTCTATTGGCGGTTCCCCTGTACAGCAGTCGCATTTCAGCAGGGTTTGCTTCCCCTGCCGACGACCACTTAGAAACCCGTCTGGACCTTAACCAACTATTGGTTCCCAGGCCTTCTGCAACTTTCATGTTAAAAGTCGAAGGTGACTCCATGATTGGAGCTGGTATCTATGATGGGGATTTATTGATTGTTGATCGCTCAGAAGCTGCTGTTAATGGTTCCATTGTGATTGCAGTCGTTCACGGTGAACTGACGGTAAAACGCTTACAGAAAGATGCATTGGGTCTTCGGCTAATGCCTGAAAATCCAAAATATAAGCCTATCGTGATTGGAGAAAATAGCGACTTCCTAATCTGGGGATGTGTCACGCATGCAATTCATAACTTCTGA